A section of the Polyangium spumosum genome encodes:
- a CDS encoding MvdC/MvdD family ATP grasp protein has protein sequence MILYPDEVTVLVSKTVLLLSHAKEPFVTERVAEELRLRGARPLRLDTDRLFEDGTFGLSLAADEPGAVWARGEHLRPDSIWLWRAWPRIQAKAMAEADLAAVNREAFTLFWGALSLLEGRFVDPPDHVRAAENKPLQLRLARACGLRIPDTRYTSDPDAVRALFEAHDGRVVCKLHSPLEYGMRSARAFPTRRLRRDDLARLDALRRGPMIFQEEIPKALELRVAWAGGAAWTGALDGKQCGADWRFSGAGAWTPHVLDASIKKKLAALMRRLGLSQGCLDLIVTPSGETVFLEVNPTGEWGMLEAELGLPIAASIAETLLRENDEP, from the coding sequence GTGATTCTTTACCCGGACGAGGTGACGGTTTTGGTATCGAAGACGGTCCTCCTGCTCTCCCACGCGAAGGAGCCCTTCGTCACCGAGCGCGTCGCGGAGGAGCTACGCCTCCGCGGCGCGCGCCCCCTTCGCCTCGACACCGATCGCCTCTTCGAGGACGGCACCTTCGGCCTCTCCCTCGCCGCGGACGAGCCCGGCGCGGTATGGGCGCGCGGCGAGCACCTCCGGCCCGACTCCATCTGGCTCTGGCGCGCGTGGCCGCGCATCCAGGCGAAGGCAATGGCGGAGGCCGACCTCGCCGCCGTCAATCGCGAGGCGTTTACCCTCTTCTGGGGCGCGCTCTCGCTCCTCGAAGGGCGCTTCGTCGACCCGCCCGATCACGTCCGGGCCGCGGAGAACAAGCCTCTCCAGCTCCGGCTCGCGCGCGCGTGTGGCCTCCGGATCCCGGACACGCGATACACCTCGGACCCGGACGCCGTCCGCGCCCTCTTCGAGGCCCACGACGGGCGCGTCGTCTGCAAATTGCATTCGCCGCTCGAATACGGGATGCGATCGGCCCGCGCCTTCCCCACGCGCCGCCTTCGCCGCGACGACCTCGCCCGCCTCGACGCGCTCCGCCGCGGGCCGATGATCTTCCAGGAGGAGATCCCGAAGGCCCTCGAGCTCCGCGTCGCCTGGGCCGGCGGGGCCGCGTGGACGGGCGCGCTCGACGGGAAACAATGCGGCGCCGACTGGCGCTTCTCCGGGGCGGGAGCCTGGACGCCGCACGTCCTCGACGCGTCGATCAAAAAGAAACTCGCCGCGCTCATGCGCCGCCTCGGCCTCTCGCAGGGTTGCCTCGACCTCATCGTGACCCCGAGCGGCGAGACCGTGTTCCTCGAAGTCAACCCCACCGGCGAATGGGGCATGCTCGAAGCCGAGCTCGGCCTCCCCATCGCCGCCTCCATCGCAGAGACCCTCCTCCGGGAGAACGACGAACCATGA
- a CDS encoding RNA polymerase sigma factor, whose protein sequence is MSESSGAHGSSEIEALVRRARGGDRVAQRALIEDVLAPVVQARVARVLVRRRSGKGDLRTELMDLCQQVFVHVFGANLLARWDPAAGSLGAFVGTIAENHVRSILRSRVRSPFTEIATEIEALELALPAGDFSQETAVVSREALRRLEAELDDEEREGFFAFFVDERSIEEMCVVTGKSREAVYKQRQRLRERVRRILDDEAVSSGGPARKAPRAREEGL, encoded by the coding sequence GTGTCGGAGAGCAGCGGCGCCCACGGTTCGTCGGAGATCGAGGCGCTCGTGCGGCGCGCGCGGGGCGGCGACCGCGTGGCCCAGCGCGCCTTGATCGAAGACGTCCTCGCGCCCGTGGTCCAGGCCCGCGTCGCCCGCGTCCTCGTCCGGAGGCGGAGCGGCAAGGGGGATCTCCGCACCGAGCTGATGGACCTCTGCCAGCAGGTCTTCGTCCACGTCTTCGGCGCGAACCTGCTCGCGCGCTGGGATCCCGCGGCGGGCTCGCTCGGCGCGTTCGTCGGGACGATCGCGGAGAACCACGTCCGCTCGATCCTGCGCAGCCGCGTGCGCAGCCCCTTCACCGAGATCGCGACCGAGATCGAGGCCCTGGAGCTCGCGCTGCCCGCGGGCGACTTCAGCCAGGAGACCGCCGTCGTCTCGCGCGAGGCGCTGCGGCGGCTCGAGGCCGAGCTCGACGACGAGGAGCGGGAGGGGTTCTTCGCGTTTTTCGTGGACGAGCGATCCATCGAGGAGATGTGCGTGGTGACGGGCAAGAGCCGCGAGGCGGTGTACAAGCAACGCCAGAGGCTCCGGGAGCGGGTGCGGAGGATCCTCGACGACGAGGCGGTGAGCTCGGGCGGGCCCGCGCGAAAGGCGCCGAGGGCGAGGGAGGAGGGGCTGTGA
- the gpmA gene encoding 2,3-diphosphoglycerate-dependent phosphoglycerate mutase, whose protein sequence is MHKLVLLRHGESQWNKENRFTGWVDVPLSEKGVEEARAAAQMIAAEGLTFDVAYTSVLKRAIKTLWIVLEGLDRMWIPITESWRVNERMYGALQGLDKAETVAKHGEAQVKIWRRSYDVPPPPMSDDDPRWPGKDPRYASMRKEEIPASESLKDTVARFLPFWASDIAPAIRSGKRVIITAHGNSLRALVKHLDGISDQEIVELNIPTGVPLLYELDANLKPISRRYLGDEEAAKAKAQAVANQLKGK, encoded by the coding sequence ATGCACAAGCTCGTCCTCCTCCGCCACGGCGAGAGCCAGTGGAACAAGGAAAACCGCTTCACCGGCTGGGTCGACGTGCCGCTCAGCGAAAAAGGCGTCGAGGAGGCGCGCGCCGCGGCGCAGATGATCGCGGCCGAGGGGCTCACGTTCGACGTGGCGTACACCTCCGTGCTGAAGCGCGCCATCAAGACGCTGTGGATCGTGCTGGAGGGGCTCGATCGGATGTGGATCCCGATCACCGAGAGCTGGCGCGTGAACGAGCGCATGTACGGGGCGCTGCAGGGGCTCGACAAGGCCGAGACCGTGGCGAAACACGGCGAGGCGCAGGTGAAGATCTGGCGCCGGAGCTACGACGTCCCGCCCCCGCCGATGAGCGACGACGACCCGCGCTGGCCCGGCAAGGACCCGCGATACGCGTCGATGCGCAAGGAGGAGATCCCCGCCAGCGAGTCGCTGAAGGACACGGTGGCGCGGTTCCTCCCGTTCTGGGCGTCGGACATCGCGCCGGCGATCCGGAGCGGCAAACGCGTGATCATCACCGCGCACGGAAACAGCCTGCGCGCGCTGGTGAAGCACCTCGACGGCATCTCGGACCAGGAGATCGTCGAGCTGAACATCCCCACGGGCGTGCCGCTCCTCTACGAGCTCGACGCGAACCTGAAGCCGATCTCACGCCGGTACCTCGGCGACGAGGAGGCGGCGAAGGCGAAGGCCCAGGCCGTCGCGAATCAGCTCAAGGGGAAGTGA
- a CDS encoding S8/S53 family peptidase produces MSRFVSSTRVRLTVVALGITLSSGFACGPTSPPPPPCPPAEDDPGCTGHRFIAVVNPSGDCPKDPLGIWTEAKLFKGPASGPPPALARYCVYEWTGARVNPGATQCLTYGPNGPGEDELQQLDAVLGAGAELGEDCIDTAPLAFEDDAATWARKQLFLRAGGVASLPPPDADPSLPRPARLVAVDTSPDALLGGIAIGQSRHGDAVAHVARDLACPNGEGAPCAAHVTTALGLPRVDLANPLATSPTQGGFFGTEGDLAQALERLVLAWRAEILNNQGDPRLVINLSVGWEDDRRRANCAPLNYAANPELLAPPARAVLDAMRYATCHGALLLAAAGNDTGGISPKTGLVCPARWEELAAPDPQTCDALVGTPFAAAWAELWPTFPRRPAQNQAPYDRVVYAVGGVDYGDEPLVPPRPLARPRLAALGLLASAWDTSPSASATPNTNGVPPAPPPFLTGTSISTAVASGIAASLWAYSPTRTAPEILDTIYQRGVSLQQNGAAIPADPGACSGAPSCDVRRLSLCRALQLPCDDAAPVGSQNQPLQNPPLTPALLSLLDSEFQAAQASTVSFPDTQPIPHSRYATVAASPWTFPQPNWPACPACVLRVDGPNSLILEARPGLTMTDLTLVLVDLGGTVRSARVAATAARNDSMRITLNGQAGFDATRTRFAWIAGATTTTTGTNVSAVQQIAITGP; encoded by the coding sequence GTGTCCCGCTTCGTCTCCAGCACCCGCGTTCGCCTCACCGTGGTCGCCCTCGGCATCACGCTCTCGTCGGGCTTCGCCTGCGGCCCCACGTCGCCGCCGCCGCCGCCGTGTCCTCCCGCCGAGGACGACCCGGGCTGCACGGGTCATCGTTTTATTGCCGTCGTCAATCCGAGCGGCGATTGCCCCAAGGATCCCCTCGGCATCTGGACGGAGGCGAAGCTCTTCAAGGGCCCGGCGAGCGGCCCGCCGCCCGCCCTCGCGCGTTATTGCGTCTATGAATGGACCGGCGCCCGCGTCAACCCCGGCGCGACCCAATGCCTCACCTACGGCCCGAACGGGCCCGGAGAGGACGAGCTCCAGCAGCTCGACGCCGTCCTCGGCGCGGGCGCGGAGCTCGGCGAGGATTGTATCGACACCGCGCCGCTCGCCTTCGAGGACGACGCCGCGACCTGGGCGCGCAAGCAGCTCTTCCTCCGCGCGGGCGGCGTCGCCTCCTTGCCGCCGCCCGACGCCGATCCATCACTCCCGCGCCCGGCCCGGCTCGTCGCCGTCGATACCTCCCCCGACGCGCTGCTCGGCGGCATTGCGATCGGCCAGAGCCGCCACGGCGACGCTGTCGCGCACGTCGCCCGTGATCTCGCCTGCCCCAATGGCGAGGGCGCGCCTTGCGCGGCGCACGTCACGACCGCGCTCGGCTTGCCTCGCGTGGACCTCGCCAATCCGCTCGCCACCTCCCCGACGCAGGGCGGGTTCTTCGGCACCGAGGGCGACCTCGCGCAGGCCCTCGAGCGGCTCGTCCTCGCCTGGCGCGCCGAGATCCTGAACAACCAGGGCGATCCGCGCCTCGTCATCAACCTGAGCGTCGGCTGGGAGGACGATCGCCGCCGGGCGAACTGCGCGCCCCTCAACTATGCCGCGAACCCCGAATTGCTCGCGCCACCCGCGCGCGCCGTGCTCGACGCCATGCGGTATGCGACCTGCCACGGCGCCCTCCTCCTCGCGGCCGCCGGCAATGACACCGGCGGCATTTCGCCGAAGACCGGCCTCGTCTGCCCGGCGCGCTGGGAAGAACTCGCGGCCCCCGACCCCCAGACGTGCGACGCGCTCGTCGGCACCCCCTTCGCCGCCGCGTGGGCGGAGCTCTGGCCGACCTTCCCGCGTCGCCCCGCGCAGAACCAGGCCCCTTACGATCGAGTCGTGTATGCCGTCGGCGGCGTCGATTACGGCGACGAACCCCTCGTCCCTCCGCGCCCCCTCGCGCGCCCTCGCCTCGCGGCCCTCGGCCTGCTCGCGTCGGCCTGGGACACCTCCCCGAGCGCCTCGGCCACACCAAACACGAATGGCGTGCCCCCCGCGCCGCCGCCCTTCCTCACCGGCACCTCCATCTCCACGGCCGTCGCCAGCGGCATCGCCGCGTCCTTGTGGGCGTATTCCCCGACGCGCACCGCGCCCGAGATCCTCGACACCATCTATCAACGGGGCGTCTCGCTCCAGCAAAATGGCGCCGCCATCCCCGCCGACCCGGGCGCTTGTTCTGGCGCCCCCTCCTGCGACGTGCGCCGCCTCTCCCTCTGCCGCGCCCTCCAGCTCCCCTGCGACGACGCCGCGCCCGTGGGATCGCAGAATCAACCCCTGCAAAACCCACCTTTGACCCCGGCCCTCCTGAGCCTGCTCGACAGCGAATTCCAGGCCGCGCAAGCCTCGACCGTCTCCTTCCCCGACACCCAGCCCATCCCGCATTCTCGTTACGCCACCGTCGCCGCCTCTCCCTGGACCTTCCCGCAGCCCAACTGGCCGGCTTGCCCGGCGTGTGTGCTCCGTGTCGACGGCCCGAACAGCCTCATCCTCGAGGCCCGCCCCGGCCTCACGATGACGGATCTCACGCTCGTCCTCGTGGACCTCGGCGGCACCGTCCGCTCCGCCCGCGTCGCGGCCACCGCGGCGCGGAATGATTCGATGCGGATCACCCTCAACGGCCAGGCCGGCTTCGACGCCACGAGGACACGATTCGCTTGGATCGCGGGCGCGACCACCACGACGACCGGCACGAACGTCTCCGCCGTCCAGCAAATCGCCATCACCGGGCCCTGA
- a CDS encoding CHAT domain-containing protein, giving the protein MSEEQDPRIEGLARRVREREQEELAELLRPLDRAERSGLADGVFAALDAEARGKDTKAPVVPIGKTKRAGARSAFVAALLAAALGAAVFFVARKDPPAPMAAYSLFVEGGNQTERGEPPPQDAVIRLDPASRLALALRPEAPVQGAIAVRAFLVRDGAARPWEAPIGVGAGGVIRIEGTAAALFGDVPEGAWELVLLVGRPEALPEESTLAKAAASGEGLAGTSMHRLRISLSRPRGEAPAGGGPGIGFSGCAAVRAGAGCELGADRTVRFFVPNVAPAEVVVRVDGAAVEARGEAVRGGARVSVEVPASARDVSVGPLRLSIVPPAVLPDALAEAEASRRRGDLERASSLVAKVLAEGSPEARRAALRQKARILLAMRGRFDEAAALFREALAQGRAAGRISDELDDTFALSYGLLLEKRAFGEVRVLLDGIGPLLAACPEGESKAAYYRGLLGVETGDLRAALAAFSAASAGAERLGLDVYRSAVLEQEAEVLAVLGRHEEATARLGDARALAGPAADACRRAQLASNAGWIALRASARSGEGLGEAKRALEEALAITRAGCPAGLGTVLVNLALVELEAGAAGAARARLEEARRAGGGAGLGGWQRMIEARLHVAEGKPEEALVAYEALRAEGERLLLPELVFEGALGRAEALVASGKRAEAREAFGEAARALVAWGRGVPLGEGRGTFLAARQRGARQAVDFLLREAEQGDTSAAGEALSAARRSLAGFVSAFHWIHRVSALPAEARARWDEAVAKYRRERAVLEERAAARGPGGVGLEAERAALRGALDRALAALGAEETGGEAALPVPAAGEALLVVHPAREGLAGFVMTDGGRVEARRLRAVPRGASPSERADAWLAPFRSALAGARRVRLVLPAELAEVDVHALPLDGAPLIERAAVVYSLDLAPRPAPSDVGATAVVIVDPTEDLPGARGSAGAVVAALQSRGLRVVELRGQAATHDAVRDALEMPSVRIVHYAGHATFDGPDGLEASLRLARRGRFSVADVMALSRVPDVVVLAGCDTARAAASLAESGGLGLAHAFLLKGARAALATPRPMGDALAEQATRLLYAEPIERDPATALRAATRALRLVSPELDWAALRLLGE; this is encoded by the coding sequence GTGAGCGAAGAGCAGGATCCGCGGATCGAGGGCCTCGCCCGGCGGGTGCGCGAGCGCGAGCAGGAGGAGCTCGCAGAGCTCTTGCGCCCGCTCGATCGGGCCGAGCGGAGCGGGCTCGCCGACGGCGTCTTCGCCGCGCTCGACGCGGAGGCGAGAGGCAAGGACACGAAGGCGCCCGTCGTCCCGATCGGGAAAACGAAACGCGCAGGGGCGCGCTCCGCGTTCGTCGCGGCATTACTCGCCGCGGCGCTCGGGGCGGCCGTGTTTTTCGTGGCGCGCAAGGACCCGCCGGCGCCGATGGCGGCGTATTCGCTCTTCGTCGAGGGAGGCAACCAGACCGAGCGCGGGGAGCCGCCTCCGCAAGACGCGGTGATCCGGCTGGATCCGGCCTCGCGGCTCGCGCTCGCGCTCCGCCCCGAGGCGCCCGTCCAGGGGGCGATCGCGGTGCGGGCCTTCCTCGTGCGGGACGGCGCCGCCCGGCCCTGGGAGGCGCCGATCGGGGTCGGGGCGGGCGGCGTCATTCGAATCGAGGGCACGGCGGCGGCGCTCTTCGGGGACGTCCCCGAGGGCGCGTGGGAGCTCGTGCTCCTCGTGGGTCGCCCCGAGGCCCTGCCCGAGGAGTCGACGCTCGCAAAGGCCGCGGCCTCCGGGGAAGGTTTGGCCGGGACATCCATGCATCGGCTGCGGATCTCGCTCTCGCGGCCCCGCGGCGAGGCCCCCGCGGGCGGCGGGCCGGGGATCGGGTTCTCCGGCTGCGCGGCCGTGCGCGCGGGCGCCGGATGCGAGCTCGGCGCGGATCGGACCGTACGGTTCTTCGTGCCAAACGTGGCGCCGGCCGAGGTCGTCGTGCGCGTGGACGGCGCGGCGGTGGAGGCGCGCGGCGAGGCCGTGCGGGGCGGCGCGCGGGTCTCGGTCGAGGTCCCGGCGTCCGCGCGTGACGTCTCCGTCGGTCCCCTCCGCCTCTCGATCGTGCCCCCCGCGGTTTTACCCGACGCACTCGCGGAGGCGGAGGCCTCGCGGCGGCGCGGCGACCTCGAGCGCGCCTCCTCCCTCGTCGCGAAGGTGCTCGCGGAGGGCTCGCCGGAGGCGCGGCGGGCGGCGCTCCGGCAGAAAGCGCGGATCCTCCTCGCGATGCGCGGGCGCTTCGACGAGGCGGCGGCCCTGTTTCGTGAGGCCCTCGCGCAGGGCCGCGCCGCGGGGCGCATCTCCGACGAGCTCGACGATACCTTCGCGCTCTCGTACGGGCTGCTCCTCGAAAAACGCGCATTCGGCGAGGTGCGCGTCTTGCTCGACGGGATCGGCCCGCTGCTCGCCGCTTGCCCCGAGGGCGAGAGCAAGGCGGCTTATTACCGGGGCCTGCTCGGCGTCGAGACCGGGGATCTACGCGCGGCGCTCGCCGCGTTTTCAGCCGCTTCGGCGGGCGCCGAGCGGCTCGGGCTCGACGTGTATCGCAGCGCGGTGCTGGAGCAGGAGGCCGAGGTGCTCGCGGTGCTCGGCCGGCACGAGGAGGCCACGGCGCGGCTCGGTGACGCGCGGGCGCTCGCGGGGCCCGCGGCGGACGCCTGCCGGCGGGCGCAGCTCGCGAGCAACGCGGGGTGGATCGCGCTCCGGGCGTCCGCGCGCTCGGGCGAGGGGCTCGGCGAGGCGAAACGCGCGCTCGAAGAGGCGCTTGCCATCACACGCGCGGGCTGCCCGGCGGGCCTCGGGACCGTGCTCGTGAACCTCGCGCTCGTGGAGCTCGAAGCGGGGGCGGCGGGGGCGGCGCGCGCGCGCCTCGAGGAGGCCCGGCGCGCGGGGGGAGGGGCCGGGCTCGGCGGGTGGCAGCGGATGATCGAGGCGCGGCTCCACGTCGCCGAGGGAAAACCCGAGGAGGCGCTCGTGGCATACGAGGCGCTGCGCGCCGAGGGGGAGCGGCTCCTCTTGCCCGAGCTCGTCTTCGAGGGCGCGCTCGGCCGCGCCGAGGCGCTCGTCGCCTCGGGCAAACGCGCCGAGGCGCGTGAGGCGTTCGGCGAAGCGGCGCGCGCGCTCGTGGCGTGGGGGCGTGGCGTGCCGCTCGGCGAGGGGCGGGGGACGTTCCTCGCGGCGCGGCAGCGGGGCGCGCGGCAGGCGGTGGACTTCTTGCTCCGCGAGGCCGAGCAGGGCGATACGAGCGCGGCGGGGGAGGCCCTCTCGGCCGCGCGGCGCTCGCTCGCTGGGTTTGTCTCTGCATTCCACTGGATCCACCGCGTGAGCGCTCTCCCGGCGGAGGCGCGGGCGCGGTGGGACGAGGCCGTCGCGAAGTACCGGCGCGAGCGCGCCGTCCTGGAGGAGAGGGCTGCGGCGCGTGGGCCGGGCGGGGTGGGGCTCGAGGCCGAGCGGGCGGCCCTGCGGGGCGCGCTCGATCGGGCGCTCGCGGCGCTCGGCGCGGAGGAGACCGGGGGCGAAGCCGCGTTGCCCGTCCCGGCCGCGGGCGAGGCGCTCCTCGTGGTGCATCCGGCGCGCGAGGGCCTCGCGGGGTTCGTGATGACGGATGGCGGGCGCGTCGAGGCCCGGCGGCTCCGGGCCGTCCCCCGGGGCGCTTCGCCTTCGGAGCGCGCGGATGCGTGGCTCGCGCCGTTTCGTTCGGCCCTCGCCGGGGCGCGCCGCGTGCGGCTCGTCCTGCCGGCGGAGCTCGCGGAGGTGGACGTGCATGCCCTCCCGCTCGACGGCGCGCCGCTGATCGAGCGCGCGGCGGTCGTGTATTCGCTCGACCTCGCGCCGCGGCCCGCGCCGTCGGATGTGGGCGCGACCGCCGTCGTGATCGTGGATCCGACCGAGGACCTGCCCGGCGCGCGTGGCAGCGCGGGTGCGGTCGTCGCGGCGCTCCAGTCGCGGGGCCTACGCGTCGTCGAGCTCCGGGGCCAGGCCGCGACCCACGACGCCGTTCGAGACGCGCTCGAAATGCCCTCCGTGCGCATCGTGCATTACGCCGGGCATGCCACGTTTGATGGGCCGGACGGGCTCGAGGCCTCGTTGCGCCTCGCCCGTCGGGGTCGTTTTTCGGTGGCCGACGTGATGGCCCTCTCGCGTGTCCCCGACGTCGTGGTCCTCGCCGGGTGTGACACCGCGCGCGCCGCCGCGTCCCTCGCCGAGAGCGGCGGGCTCGGCCTCGCACATGCTTTCCTCTTGAAGGGGGCGCGCGCCGCCCTCGCGACGCCGCGCCCGATGGGCGACGCCCTCGCCGAGCAGGCGACGCGCCTCCTTTATGCCGAGCCGATCGAGCGAGACCCTGCGACGGCCCTGCGCGCCGCCACGCGCGCCCTTCGCCTCGTGTCGCCCGAGCTCGACTGGGCCGCCTTGCGCCTGCTCGGCGAGTGA
- the purU gene encoding formyltetrahydrofolate deformylase codes for MSSIVHATFLVAAPDQPGLVARLAGFFYNAGLNIVDAGNHTDVHAEGGPRFFMRMVVDVSGLSAPAASAALGGSSTRAALEGAFGDLATTLSATWSVRYGDLVQRVAILVTKDPACLYDLVLRQRSGELPCEIPLVLSNHPTLEPVAESFRIPFFCLPVTPDTKREQEKRILELCRRHHVDLVVLARYMQVLTEDFLNEAPPVINIHHGFLPAFQGAKPYHQAHARGVKMIGATAHYATKDLDQGPIIEQDVARVTHAMGPDEMARTGRDVERVVLSRAVRAHLERRVIVEGRRTIVL; via the coding sequence ATGAGCTCCATCGTCCACGCCACCTTCCTCGTCGCCGCGCCCGATCAGCCGGGCCTCGTCGCGCGCCTCGCCGGCTTCTTTTACAACGCCGGCCTCAACATCGTCGACGCCGGCAACCACACCGACGTCCACGCCGAGGGCGGCCCGCGCTTCTTCATGCGTATGGTCGTCGACGTCTCGGGCCTCTCGGCGCCCGCGGCCAGCGCGGCGCTCGGCGGCTCCTCGACCCGCGCGGCCCTCGAAGGCGCGTTCGGCGACCTCGCCACGACCCTCTCGGCGACCTGGTCCGTCCGGTACGGCGACCTGGTCCAGCGCGTCGCCATCCTGGTCACGAAGGACCCGGCTTGCCTCTACGATCTCGTCCTCCGGCAGCGCTCGGGCGAATTGCCCTGCGAGATCCCGCTCGTCCTTTCGAACCACCCCACGCTCGAGCCCGTCGCCGAGAGCTTCCGCATTCCGTTTTTTTGCTTGCCCGTCACGCCCGACACGAAGCGCGAGCAGGAGAAACGAATCCTCGAGCTCTGCCGGCGCCACCACGTCGATCTCGTGGTCCTCGCCCGCTACATGCAGGTCCTCACCGAGGATTTCCTGAACGAGGCGCCGCCCGTCATCAACATCCACCACGGATTCTTGCCGGCGTTCCAGGGCGCCAAACCTTATCACCAGGCGCACGCGCGCGGCGTGAAGATGATCGGGGCGACGGCTCATTATGCGACGAAGGACCTCGATCAGGGCCCGATCATCGAGCAGGACGTCGCGCGCGTCACGCACGCGATGGGCCCCGACGAGATGGCCCGCACGGGTCGGGACGTCGAGCGCGTCGTCCTCTCGCGCGCCGTCCGCGCGCACCTCGAACGACGTGTGATCGTCGAAGGACGGCGTACGATCGTCCTCTGA
- a CDS encoding ABC transporter ATP-binding protein — protein MVLAALVAGAAPTGMAFYARRVLDGVARGDRRVVLASILVEAVLLFLTYLVGGLHQFASARLRLALGFRLQRAILEKAIGVPYACFEDAGFYDALTRARREAVSRPVALLAGFFAMAQALVVLAGSAVLLFQFSPLCALAILLAALPSFLTETRFAAAVFRLQNRRATEAREQAYFEQVLTRDDHAKEVRLFGTGPTFLARAERVFSLVFDEDQSLARKRLLVGLGADLVALGLFYSVYVYVALRALALELTVGDLGLALVTFKQGDGALKQALGGLRGLYMDQQYLGNLYGFLDLPVPPRKDLLLAAPARDEKGLRFENVGFTYPGSKRPALAGVDFFLPPGKKLALVGENGSGKSTILKLVAGLYEPTTGRVLLDGKDLAAWDPDALRARLAVVFQDFVRYQLTVRENVAPRADEAPVSDERMARALARSEASPVVGRLAGGLEQRLGKWFPGGVELSGGEWQKLALARAFLREDADLLLFDEPTAAIDPAAEAALFERVRAETEGRMALLVSHRFSTVRLADEILVMEGGRAIERGDHEALLAAKGRYATLFHLQASGYR, from the coding sequence ATGGTCCTCGCCGCCCTCGTCGCGGGCGCCGCGCCGACCGGCATGGCTTTTTATGCCCGCCGCGTCCTCGACGGCGTCGCCCGCGGCGATCGGCGCGTCGTCCTCGCCTCCATCCTCGTCGAGGCCGTCCTCCTCTTCCTCACCTATCTCGTCGGCGGCCTCCATCAATTCGCCTCCGCGCGCCTTCGCCTCGCGCTCGGCTTCCGCCTCCAGCGGGCGATCCTCGAGAAGGCGATCGGCGTCCCTTATGCCTGCTTCGAGGACGCCGGCTTTTACGACGCGCTCACGCGTGCGCGGCGCGAGGCCGTCTCCCGCCCGGTCGCGCTGCTCGCCGGCTTCTTCGCCATGGCCCAGGCCCTCGTCGTCCTCGCCGGCTCGGCCGTGCTCCTCTTTCAGTTCTCGCCCCTCTGCGCGCTCGCCATTCTCCTCGCCGCGCTCCCGAGCTTCCTCACCGAGACCCGCTTCGCCGCCGCGGTCTTCCGCCTCCAGAACCGGCGCGCCACCGAGGCGCGCGAGCAAGCCTATTTCGAGCAGGTCCTCACCCGCGACGACCACGCGAAAGAGGTGCGCCTCTTCGGCACGGGCCCCACCTTCCTCGCCCGCGCCGAGCGTGTCTTTTCGCTCGTCTTCGACGAAGACCAGTCCCTCGCGCGCAAGCGCCTCCTCGTCGGCCTCGGCGCCGACCTCGTCGCGCTTGGCCTCTTTTATTCCGTCTACGTCTACGTCGCCCTCCGCGCCCTCGCGCTTGAGCTCACCGTCGGGGATCTCGGCCTCGCGCTCGTCACGTTCAAGCAAGGCGACGGCGCGCTCAAGCAGGCCCTCGGCGGCTTGCGTGGTCTCTACATGGACCAGCAATACCTCGGAAACCTCTATGGCTTCCTCGATCTCCCCGTCCCCCCGCGCAAGGACCTTCTCCTCGCGGCGCCCGCGCGCGACGAGAAGGGGCTCCGCTTCGAGAACGTCGGCTTCACCTATCCGGGCTCCAAGCGGCCGGCCCTCGCCGGCGTCGACTTCTTCCTTCCCCCCGGCAAAAAGCTCGCCCTCGTCGGCGAGAATGGCTCCGGCAAATCGACCATCCTGAAGCTCGTCGCCGGCCTGTACGAGCCCACCACGGGGCGCGTCCTGCTCGACGGCAAAGACCTCGCCGCCTGGGATCCCGACGCCCTCCGGGCCCGCCTCGCCGTCGTCTTCCAGGATTTCGTCCGTTATCAGCTCACGGTCCGCGAGAACGTCGCGCCTCGCGCCGACGAGGCCCCCGTGTCCGACGAGAGAATGGCCCGCGCGCTCGCCCGCAGCGAGGCGTCCCCGGTCGTCGGCAGGCTCGCGGGCGGCCTCGAACAGCGGCTCGGCAAATGGTTCCCCGGCGGCGTCGAGCTCTCCGGCGGCGAATGGCAGAAGCTCGCCCTCGCGCGGGCCTTCCTCCGCGAAGACGCCGACCTCCTCCTCTTCGACGAGCCCACCGCGGCGATCGATCCTGCCGCCGAGGCCGCGCTCTTCGAACGCGTCCGCGCCGAGACCGAGGGTCGCATGGCCCTCCTCGTCTCGCATCGCTTCTCCACCGTCCGCCTCGCCGACGAGATCCTCGTCATGGAGGGCGGGCGCGCCATCGAGCGCGGCGACCACGAGGCCCTCCTCGCCGCGAAGGGCCGCTACGCGACCCTCTTCCACCTCCAGGCCTCCGGCTATCGCTGA